The genomic stretch GGGTAAAACAGCTCCCAACGCGGAGGCGGGGGTCGAGCTGGTGTTCGACGCATCAGCGATCGGCGGGCTCCTCCCGTTCAAGGCGCTGGTCGGGTACGCCACTCCGCTCCTCGGTGAAGGGGTGGATGTGATCTACGTCGGGTTCTCGTTGTAAGGAGGATAGCTGAACGATGAAGGTGCCGTGTCGTTGGTTGGCGGAGTACGTGGACATCGATGTGACGGAGGATGCAGTCCTCTCCCTTGCCGAGCGGCTCACCCTCGCCGGGCTGGAGGTGGAGGGAATCACCCGGATCGAACGGCCGGAGGGGACGGTCGTCGGCAAGGTGCTCGCGCACAGGCCGCACCCCGACTCCGACCACCTCACCCTGTGTCAGGTCGATCTCGGCGACAGGGAGGCGGAGATCGTGTGCGGGGCGGACAACGTGACCGCAGGGGCGAAGGTCCCGGTCGTCCTTCCCGGCGGGGTCCTCCCCGGTGGGTTCAAGATCACCCGGCGCAAGGTGCGCGGGGTCATGTCGGAGGGGATGATCTGTTCCAAGGCCGAGCTCGGGCTGGAGGATAAATCCCCCGGGATCTGGAACTTCGATCCAGCGCTCGACCTCCCGCTCGGGGCCGATCTGGGCGAGCTCCTCGAGTACGACGACTACGTCCTCGATATCAAGGTCACCTCCAACCGGCCCGACTGCGCCGGGATCTACGGGATCGCCCGCGAGGTCGCCACCGTCCTCGGAAAGGACCTCCGCCCCCTCGAGCTGGAATTCACCGAGTCCGATCCCCCGGCCGGCGAGTTCTTCTTCGTGGTGATCGACGACCCTCGCGATACCCCCCGCTACACCGCTCGGCTGATGAGCGGGGTGCAGATCGGAGAGGCGCCGCTCGTGATGCAGCACCGGCTGATCAAGGCCGGGATGCGGCCGCTTTCCAACGTGGTCGACGTGACGAACTACGTGATGCTCGAGCTCGGTTATCCGTTGCACCCGTTCGACGCCGACCTCCTGGGCGAGGAGATCCGGGTGCGGCGGGCGACCCCGGGGGAGGTGTTCCGCACCCTGGACGGGGTCGACCGCACCCTCACGGACGAGGTCCTGATGATCGCGGACGAGAACGGAGGACTTGCCGTCGCCGGGATCATGGGAGGGGAACGAAGCGAGATCTCGCAGGGGACGAGCCGCGTCCTCCTCGAGGCGGCGGCGTTCGACCCGGTGCGGATCCGCCGGTCATCCCGGGCGATCGGGCTGCGCACCGAGGCGTCACAGCGGTTCGAGCGGGGAGTCGATCCGGAGGGGGTCCCGCGCGCCACCGCCCGTGCCGTTCACCTGATCCAGAAACTGACCGGCTGCATCGTACACCGCGGCCTGATCGACGCCTATCCCTCACCCCGCCGTCCGTGGACGGTGCGCCTCCGCCCGGAGAGAGCGTCCGCCCTCCTTGGGATCGAGGTGGAGAAGGATTGGATCGTGGAGACCTTCGCCCGGCTCGGGATCGGAGTGGAGGAGGAGGACGGAGACGCACTCGTCGCCCGTATTCCCACGTTCCGCACTGACCTGACCCGTGAGGCCGACCTGATCGAGGAGATCGGGAGGATCTACGGGTACGATCGGTTCCCGGCCGTCCCGCCGCGGGCGGTCCTGCACATGGGGCGGAAGGACCGGCTCGAGGCGTACAAGGACCGAGCGCGGGAAGTCCTGACCGGCCTCGGGGTGAACGAGGTGGTGACGGACGGATTCGCCAAGTCCGAGTGGCGGGCGGCCCTCGACCTTCCCGACGACGGGCTCGTCCGGTTGCGCAATCCGATGGCCGCTGATCAGAGAATGTTGCGCGATCGCCTCATCCCCGGCCTGCTCGCGGTCGTACGCACGAACCTGAACCGGGGCGTGGTCGGAGGGATGATCTTCGAGACCGGGCGCGTCTTCTCGCGTGAGGGAGAGCGCGACTCGCTCGCCGGGGCGTTCTTCGGCCGGACCGGGATCCCGCTCCGCGGCAAGGAGGAGATCGACATCCTCGCCGTCAAGGGGATCCTGACCGATCTCCTCTCCGGGCTGGGGATCGACGGGGCACGGATCGTAACCGACGATCCTCCCCGGTTCTTCCATCCCGGCCGCGGGGGACGGATCCGCATCGGCA from Candidatus Bipolaricaulota bacterium encodes the following:
- a CDS encoding phenylalanine--tRNA ligase subunit beta codes for the protein MKVPCRWLAEYVDIDVTEDAVLSLAERLTLAGLEVEGITRIERPEGTVVGKVLAHRPHPDSDHLTLCQVDLGDREAEIVCGADNVTAGAKVPVVLPGGVLPGGFKITRRKVRGVMSEGMICSKAELGLEDKSPGIWNFDPALDLPLGADLGELLEYDDYVLDIKVTSNRPDCAGIYGIAREVATVLGKDLRPLELEFTESDPPAGEFFFVVIDDPRDTPRYTARLMSGVQIGEAPLVMQHRLIKAGMRPLSNVVDVTNYVMLELGYPLHPFDADLLGEEIRVRRATPGEVFRTLDGVDRTLTDEVLMIADENGGLAVAGIMGGERSEISQGTSRVLLEAAAFDPVRIRRSSRAIGLRTEASQRFERGVDPEGVPRATARAVHLIQKLTGCIVHRGLIDAYPSPRRPWTVRLRPERASALLGIEVEKDWIVETFARLGIGVEEEDGDALVARIPTFRTDLTREADLIEEIGRIYGYDRFPAVPPRAVLHMGRKDRLEAYKDRAREVLTGLGVNEVVTDGFAKSEWRAALDLPDDGLVRLRNPMAADQRMLRDRLIPGLLAVVRTNLNRGVVGGMIFETGRVFSREGERDSLAGAFFGRTGIPLRGKEEIDILAVKGILTDLLSGLGIDGARIVTDDPPRFFHPGRGGRIRIGKDEIGIFGELSPTIAADRLDGVRTILFELDLVKTFARKRGTSEFVPLPRYPASKRDLSLLVPEELPEEEVRAAIAAEKRVEGILLYDLYQGDQVTPGYKSLTYELTLRAPDRTLTDEEVGKAMARIERRLARLGVKLRA